One Oscillospiraceae bacterium DNA window includes the following coding sequences:
- a CDS encoding phosphohydrolase, which produces MAKQIDRLLLEMVDYDSGDAKRIQHFIKVHSFAKLIGETEHLPQNTQFCLEAAAVVHDIGIHEAERKNGGQCGGALQEKEGPPLARAMLQKLAFPPEVTDRVCYLVGHHHTYSAIDALDYRILVEADFLVNLYEDTTSREAAFSAYQRIFRTTTGRLLCRQMFLEPRK; this is translated from the coding sequence ATGGCAAAGCAAATTGACCGGCTGCTGCTGGAGATGGTTGACTACGACAGTGGCGACGCCAAACGGATTCAGCATTTTATTAAAGTACACAGCTTTGCAAAGCTGATTGGAGAAACCGAGCATTTGCCTCAGAATACTCAGTTTTGTTTAGAAGCTGCCGCTGTTGTGCACGACATCGGCATTCATGAGGCCGAGCGGAAAAACGGCGGCCAGTGCGGCGGTGCACTGCAGGAAAAAGAAGGGCCGCCGCTCGCGCGAGCAATGCTGCAAAAGCTCGCTTTTCCGCCGGAAGTGACCGATCGCGTCTGTTATTTGGTGGGGCACCACCACACGTATTCCGCGATTGATGCCCTGGACTATCGGATTTTGGTGGAGGCCGATTTCTTAGTGAATCTGTACGAAGATACTACTTCCCGGGAAGCGGCATTTTCCGCCTATCAGCGCATTTTTCGCACAACGACTGGGCGGCTGCTCTGCCGACAAATGTTTTTAGAGCCAAGGAAATAG
- a CDS encoding ABC transporter substrate-binding protein — MKKLFIRIQCLLLAAAAAFSMAACTAGGTGSSSASSAATSSAADSTAKTAVTFQDALGRSVTASRPKRVAVLIGSFSEIWCLAGGKDTIVASADDTWTEFNLGLSKQVINIGGVKRPSAEKIISAKPDFVIASANTTEDVALKDTLEKAGINTAYFNVSSFDDYLKMLKICTQITGCTERYTQYGTAVQTRVKAAKARATGKKPTVLYVRVTGSSCKVKSSKDNVLGEMLKELGCVNIADSDKSLLQNLSMESILAADPQYIFLVLQGTNSAAIQKRLQSEILSNPAWQKLTAVKNHKYYYMDQHLYNLKPNERWGEAYEGLAKILYGK; from the coding sequence ATGAAAAAACTATTTATACGCATACAATGCCTGCTTTTAGCCGCAGCAGCGGCGTTCTCTATGGCCGCGTGCACCGCCGGCGGCACAGGCAGTTCCTCTGCTTCATCGGCAGCCACGTCATCGGCCGCCGATAGCACAGCAAAAACAGCTGTCACGTTTCAGGATGCCCTTGGCCGCAGCGTGACGGCAAGCCGCCCAAAGCGGGTGGCGGTTCTGATTGGCAGCTTCAGTGAAATCTGGTGCCTTGCTGGCGGAAAAGATACCATTGTAGCCTCTGCCGACGACACCTGGACCGAATTTAACCTGGGTCTGAGCAAGCAGGTCATAAATATTGGCGGTGTCAAAAGACCAAGCGCCGAAAAGATTATCTCCGCAAAGCCGGACTTTGTCATTGCCAGTGCCAACACGACAGAAGATGTCGCTTTAAAAGACACTCTGGAAAAGGCCGGCATTAACACCGCTTACTTTAACGTTAGTTCTTTTGACGACTACTTAAAAATGCTGAAAATCTGCACACAGATTACCGGCTGCACCGAGCGCTATACCCAATACGGCACTGCCGTACAGACCCGGGTAAAAGCCGCCAAGGCGCGCGCCACCGGCAAAAAGCCAACGGTACTATATGTGCGCGTGACTGGCTCTAGCTGCAAAGTAAAAAGCAGCAAAGACAACGTACTGGGCGAAATGCTGAAAGAACTCGGCTGTGTCAACATTGCCGACAGCGATAAAAGCCTGCTGCAGAATCTGAGTATGGAGTCGATTTTAGCCGCGGATCCGCAGTACATTTTCTTGGTCCTGCAGGGGACAAACTCTGCCGCAATCCAAAAACGGCTGCAGAGCGAAATACTTTCCAACCCAGCCTGGCAAAAGCTGACCGCTGTTAAAAACCACAAATACTACTACATGGACCAACATCTTTACAATCTAAAACCAAACGAGCGCTGGGGCGAAGCATACGAAGGGCTGGCGAAGATTCTTTATGGCAAATGA
- the ppdK gene encoding pyruvate, phosphate dikinase encodes MSRKYLYYFTEGSKSFEGNMTTMKNILGGKGAGLAEMTAAGMPVPQGFTITTDACTQYYTDGRQINEDIQKDIFEHMKGLEKITGKTFGDNSNPLLVSVRSGARQSMPGMMDTILNLGLNDDAVEGLAKKTNNPRFAYDSYRRFVQMFADVVMGVSKSLFEDEIDKMKAEKGYKSDIDLTADDLKKLVSIFKKIYEDNEHKPFPQDPKTQLIEAVKAVFRSWDNPRANVYRKMNEIPYEWGTAVNVQQMAFGNSGDNSGTGVAFTRNPATGEKALFGEYLINAQGEDVVAGVRTPSPISHLKDQMPAVYDEFSSIATNLENHFKDMQDMEFTIEDGHLYMLQTRNGKRTATAALKIACDLVDEGMIDEEEAILRVEPQQLDALLHPQFDPEALKKAEVIGKGLAASPGAACGKVVFSAEDAKAWKKNGEKVVLVRLETSPEDIEGMQSAEGILTVRGGMTSHAAVVARGMGTCCVSGCGEIVVDYDKKQFTLGGKTYKEGDYISIDGSTGNIYGEAVPTVPASITGNFGRYMAWADKARTLQVRTNADTPRDAKQASDFGAQGIGLCRTEHMFFAGDRIKAMREMIVAETVEERKKALAKILPYQQGDFEALYEIMGDRPVTIRFLDPPLHEFLPTKEADIKDLAADLHITVAKLKDVIASLHEFNPMMGHRGCRLTVTYPEIAEMQTTAVINAAINVTKKTGKKIVPQIMIPLVGEVKELKFVKNTVVATADKLIKDSGIDLKYEVGTMIEIPRAALTAGKIAKEADFFCYGTNDLTQMTFGFSRDDAGKFLDAYYDNKIYESDPFVHLDTEGVGRLIKMSVEEGRAANPKLHVGICGEHGGDPSSVEFCHNVGMDYVSCSPFRVPIARLAAAQAAVKEKRAKAKAAK; translated from the coding sequence ATGAGCCGTAAGTATCTTTATTACTTCACCGAAGGCAGCAAGTCTTTTGAAGGCAACATGACTACGATGAAGAACATTCTGGGCGGCAAAGGCGCTGGCCTGGCCGAAATGACCGCAGCCGGCATGCCGGTTCCGCAGGGCTTCACCATTACCACCGATGCCTGCACACAGTACTACACCGATGGCCGCCAGATCAACGAGGATATCCAGAAGGATATTTTCGAGCACATGAAGGGCCTGGAAAAAATCACAGGCAAGACCTTTGGCGACAACAGCAACCCTCTGCTGGTTTCTGTCCGTTCCGGCGCACGCCAGTCTATGCCCGGCATGATGGATACCATCCTGAACCTGGGCTTAAACGATGACGCTGTCGAGGGCCTGGCCAAAAAGACCAACAACCCGCGTTTTGCATACGACAGCTACCGCCGCTTTGTTCAGATGTTTGCGGATGTTGTCATGGGCGTTTCCAAGAGCCTGTTTGAAGACGAAATTGACAAGATGAAGGCTGAAAAAGGCTATAAGAGTGACATCGACCTGACCGCCGATGACCTGAAAAAGCTGGTCTCCATCTTTAAGAAAATCTATGAAGACAACGAGCACAAGCCTTTCCCGCAGGACCCGAAGACACAGCTGATTGAGGCTGTAAAGGCTGTTTTCCGCAGCTGGGACAACCCCCGCGCCAACGTTTACCGCAAGATGAACGAAATCCCCTATGAATGGGGCACTGCTGTCAACGTACAGCAGATGGCATTCGGCAACAGCGGCGACAACTCCGGCACAGGCGTTGCATTTACCCGCAACCCGGCAACCGGCGAAAAGGCTCTGTTTGGTGAGTACCTGATCAATGCACAGGGCGAAGATGTTGTCGCCGGCGTGCGCACACCTTCCCCGATCAGCCACCTGAAAGACCAGATGCCCGCCGTTTACGACGAGTTCTCTTCTATTGCAACAAATCTTGAAAACCACTTTAAAGATATGCAGGATATGGAATTCACAATTGAAGACGGCCACCTCTATATGCTGCAGACCCGTAACGGCAAGCGCACCGCAACCGCTGCATTGAAGATTGCCTGCGACTTGGTCGATGAGGGCATGATCGATGAAGAAGAAGCAATCCTGCGTGTAGAGCCGCAGCAGCTGGACGCTCTGCTGCATCCGCAGTTTGACCCTGAGGCTCTGAAGAAAGCCGAAGTCATTGGCAAGGGCCTGGCTGCTTCTCCGGGCGCTGCCTGCGGCAAGGTTGTGTTCTCTGCTGAGGACGCAAAAGCTTGGAAGAAGAACGGCGAAAAGGTTGTTCTGGTTCGTCTAGAGACTTCTCCGGAAGACATCGAGGGCATGCAGTCTGCAGAAGGCATTCTGACCGTCCGCGGCGGCATGACCAGCCACGCTGCTGTTGTTGCACGTGGCATGGGCACCTGCTGTGTTTCCGGCTGCGGCGAAATTGTTGTCGATTATGACAAGAAACAGTTTACACTCGGCGGCAAGACCTATAAAGAAGGAGACTACATCTCCATTGATGGTTCCACCGGCAACATCTACGGTGAAGCTGTTCCGACTGTCCCGGCTTCCATTACCGGCAACTTCGGCCGCTATATGGCATGGGCAGACAAGGCCCGCACCCTGCAAGTACGCACCAACGCAGATACCCCGCGTGATGCAAAGCAGGCAAGTGACTTTGGTGCACAGGGCATTGGCCTCTGCCGCACCGAGCACATGTTCTTTGCCGGCGACCGCATTAAGGCAATGCGTGAAATGATCGTTGCAGAAACTGTTGAAGAGCGCAAGAAGGCTCTGGCAAAGATTCTGCCGTATCAGCAGGGCGACTTTGAGGCTCTGTACGAAATCATGGGCGACCGTCCGGTTACCATTCGTTTTCTCGACCCGCCGCTGCATGAATTCCTGCCAACCAAGGAAGCTGACATTAAAGATCTGGCAGCAGACCTACACATCACCGTTGCAAAGCTGAAAGACGTTATCGCCTCTCTGCATGAGTTCAACCCGATGATGGGCCACCGTGGCTGCCGCCTGACTGTCACTTATCCGGAAATTGCAGAAATGCAGACCACAGCTGTCATCAATGCCGCAATCAATGTGACAAAGAAGACCGGCAAAAAGATTGTTCCGCAGATCATGATTCCGCTGGTAGGCGAAGTCAAGGAATTGAAGTTTGTTAAGAACACAGTTGTTGCAACTGCAGACAAGCTGATTAAAGATTCCGGTATTGATCTGAAGTATGAAGTCGGCACCATGATCGAAATCCCGCGTGCAGCTCTGACTGCAGGCAAGATTGCTAAAGAAGCTGACTTCTTCTGCTACGGCACCAACGATCTGACCCAGATGACCTTTGGCTTCAGTCGCGACGATGCTGGCAAATTCCTGGATGCCTATTACGACAACAAGATCTACGAATCCGACCCGTTTGTGCATCTGGATACAGAAGGCGTTGGCCGTCTGATCAAGATGAGTGTTGAAGAAGGCAGAGCTGCCAACCCGAAGCTGCATGTCGGTATCTGCGGCGAGCACGGCGGCGACCCGAGTTCTGTCGAATTCTGCCACAACGTGGGTATGGACTATGTTTCCTGCTCTCCGTTCCGTGTGCCGATTGCACGTCTGGCTGCTGCACAGGCTGCTGTTAAAGAAAAGCGCGCAAAGGCAAAAGCTGCAAAATAA
- a CDS encoding M20/M25/M40 family metallo-hydrolase: MSDISVYVLFQQNLSDNDLHEYTLHAPGIGDDTSNLVNLMMAAKYLLKNQMKMKCGALLVANSCEEGLGNLDGTKALFAKYGSRIRAFYSFDGYIPQCTSNAVGSYRYMITCKTVGGHSYLDFGKPNAIEILCRLVEKLYRIQPPSEEKTTYNVGRIEGGTTVNSLPQEASLLYEFRSTSQRCLEIMEQKFSQTLEGFQSCGGTLSVDVLGIRHGNGPVNQTALKKFTAHSADVISSYYAGELDFSPYSTDSNIPLSLGILANTIGTVRGSGAHTREEWIDKHSLKEGLEIALSIMLSQAENM; this comes from the coding sequence ATGTCAGATATTTCGGTGTATGTTCTATTCCAACAGAACCTGTCAGATAACGACCTACATGAGTATACCCTGCATGCGCCTGGAATCGGTGACGATACCTCTAATCTTGTAAACCTCATGATGGCCGCTAAATATCTTCTTAAGAACCAAATGAAGATGAAATGTGGAGCTTTGCTGGTTGCTAATAGCTGTGAGGAAGGACTAGGAAATCTTGATGGAACAAAAGCATTGTTTGCAAAATATGGTTCACGGATTCGTGCATTTTACTCCTTTGATGGCTATATTCCTCAATGTACCAGCAATGCAGTCGGATCCTATCGTTACATGATTACTTGCAAAACAGTTGGCGGACATTCTTATCTGGACTTTGGCAAACCTAACGCCATTGAAATTCTTTGCAGACTTGTGGAGAAACTTTACCGCATACAGCCACCCAGCGAGGAAAAAACAACATATAATGTAGGAAGAATCGAAGGTGGAACAACCGTCAACTCTCTGCCGCAAGAGGCCTCTCTGCTCTATGAATTTCGTTCTACATCTCAGCGCTGTCTTGAAATCATGGAACAGAAATTCTCTCAGACATTAGAGGGCTTTCAAAGTTGCGGGGGAACACTCTCCGTAGATGTCCTTGGAATTCGGCATGGAAACGGACCTGTTAATCAAACTGCTCTTAAGAAGTTCACAGCCCACAGTGCCGATGTTATTTCCAGTTATTACGCTGGAGAACTCGACTTCAGTCCATATTCTACTGATAGTAATATCCCGTTGTCACTCGGAATTTTGGCAAATACGATTGGCACCGTTCGCGGCAGTGGTGCACATACCCGTGAGGAGTGGATTGACAAGCACAGTTTGAAAGAAGGTCTTGAAATTGCGCTTTCGATTATGTTGAGTCAGGCAGAGAATATGTGA
- a CDS encoding DUF6465 family protein, producing the protein MAEKKKLTKEELKEKLSPVGDAVYKASQTVSGMAKETAEKTVSAVKTAAGKAEPMMKAASETILETGKKATAAGKKAASGLMPEVYVQWGSREVLCTDLVERAKADYHMTSKGAIHSCRLYVKPEDGIAYYVINGKEGKIYL; encoded by the coding sequence ATGGCAGAAAAAAAGAAGCTGACAAAAGAGGAACTTAAAGAAAAATTAAGCCCAGTCGGTGACGCTGTTTACAAAGCTTCGCAGACAGTCAGCGGCATGGCGAAAGAGACCGCTGAAAAGACCGTTTCCGCCGTAAAGACAGCTGCCGGAAAAGCAGAGCCAATGATGAAAGCCGCCAGCGAAACCATTTTAGAGACCGGCAAAAAAGCGACCGCTGCTGGGAAAAAGGCCGCTTCCGGGCTGATGCCCGAGGTGTACGTGCAGTGGGGAAGCCGCGAGGTGCTGTGCACCGACCTGGTTGAGCGTGCAAAGGCCGATTACCACATGACCAGCAAGGGCGCGATCCACTCCTGCCGGCTGTATGTAAAGCCTGAGGATGGCATTGCCTATTATGTGATTAACGGAAAAGAAGGAAAAATCTATCTTTAA
- a CDS encoding ABC transporter ATP-binding protein, with the protein MIEVCGLSAGYRQRPVLHNVNLAFLPGKVTVLLGPNGCGKSTLIKTAIGLLPSISGSILYDKIPISTMSSAQIARKATYLPQSRSVPAILARRMVLHGRFAYLSFPRRYRKEDFAAVEDALKWADALDIADRPMPELSGGQRQKIYLAMALAQQTQTIFMDEPTTYLDVRHQLEVMQVARRLAKEGRAVVLVSHELCLAMRTADRVAVLFGQKLQQTGTPDEVFSSGILDLAFGIRFCRTKTESGWQYYCLPAKQGKE; encoded by the coding sequence ATGATTGAAGTCTGTGGACTTTCCGCCGGGTACCGGCAAAGACCAGTGCTGCACAACGTGAACCTTGCTTTTCTGCCGGGAAAAGTCACCGTGCTGCTTGGGCCGAACGGCTGCGGAAAAAGTACACTGATTAAAACCGCTATAGGTCTTTTGCCATCAATTTCCGGCAGCATTCTGTACGACAAAATTCCCATCTCCACGATGAGTTCTGCACAAATCGCGCGCAAAGCGACTTATCTGCCCCAAAGCCGCAGCGTCCCCGCTATCCTGGCCCGGCGCATGGTGCTGCACGGGCGCTTTGCCTATCTGTCTTTTCCGCGCCGCTACCGCAAAGAGGATTTTGCCGCCGTAGAGGACGCGCTGAAATGGGCAGATGCGCTGGACATTGCCGACCGCCCCATGCCAGAACTCAGCGGCGGGCAGCGGCAGAAAATTTACCTTGCCATGGCACTGGCGCAGCAGACCCAGACGATTTTTATGGACGAGCCGACCACCTACCTAGACGTACGCCATCAGCTGGAAGTTATGCAGGTGGCCCGCCGCCTCGCAAAAGAGGGGCGGGCAGTCGTGCTGGTTTCGCACGAGCTGTGCCTTGCCATGCGCACAGCTGACCGGGTCGCGGTGCTTTTCGGGCAGAAACTGCAGCAGACCGGCACCCCGGACGAGGTGTTTTCCAGCGGTATTTTAGATCTGGCCTTCGGCATCCGCTTTTGCAGAACCAAAACCGAGAGCGGCTGGCAGTACTACTGTCTACCGGCAAAACAGGGAAAGGAGTAA
- a CDS encoding bifunctional precorrin-2 dehydrogenase/sirohydrochlorin ferrochelatase yields the protein MSYFPLFIELSQKTCLVVGGGKVAYRKVQKLLPYGPQIVVTAPKISAPLRALKGPVFYERAFRETDLAGCTLVIAATADKALNHTISGLCRQKSIPVNVVDDKEACTFLFPALVKRGPLSVGISTGGASPAAAVSVKELLDSQLSQQLGPILESLSQKREAVKAVIPEEPQRAALFEVLYRASIKKGKPLTEAEFQDLLHRAEESHGS from the coding sequence ATGTCTTATTTTCCACTTTTTATTGAACTTTCGCAAAAGACCTGTCTGGTCGTGGGCGGCGGAAAAGTCGCGTACAGAAAGGTACAGAAGCTTCTGCCCTACGGGCCGCAAATTGTCGTGACGGCACCAAAAATCAGCGCCCCTCTGCGCGCACTAAAAGGCCCAGTCTTTTACGAGCGGGCTTTTCGCGAAACTGACCTTGCGGGCTGTACCCTGGTTATTGCCGCCACCGCCGACAAAGCGCTTAATCACACCATCAGCGGCCTGTGCCGGCAAAAAAGCATTCCCGTAAATGTGGTAGACGACAAAGAAGCCTGCACATTTCTGTTTCCGGCACTGGTAAAGCGTGGACCGCTGTCGGTCGGCATCTCGACCGGCGGCGCAAGCCCCGCAGCAGCGGTTTCCGTAAAAGAATTACTTGATTCCCAGCTTTCGCAGCAATTAGGGCCTATTTTAGAGAGCCTTTCCCAAAAGCGTGAAGCTGTAAAGGCTGTCATCCCAGAGGAACCGCAGCGTGCGGCACTATTTGAAGTACTTTACCGTGCAAGCATAAAAAAGGGGAAGCCGCTGACAGAGGCGGAGTTTCAAGACCTGCTGCACAGAGCGGAGGAAAGCCATGGCTCCTAG
- a CDS encoding NTP transferase domain-containing protein, with amino-acid sequence MAEKYCAVVLAAGEGKRMKSNRPKVLSEVLFKPMLRWVLDAVQAAAIKDICCVAGHRHEQVEAYLAKANETAFAAHPVRCVLQRERRGTGHAVMMARSFLEEHRGGQVLVLNGDAPFLTPETIAAALQAHCENGNAATVISAQVQDPVGYGRIVRSPKDGLLAGIVEQKDADEAVQKICEINSGSYWFAVDDLLEVLSDITSNNAQGEYYLTDAIALLIGRGKRASAFTAEDSAAVLGANDCMQLFSLNQIARDRVLQRHMAAGISIPCKDGVIIGPDVRIGAYSCILPGSILQGSTVVGEDCTIGPNTILQNAMVEDHVLLNSVQVYNKKVAEGDLMKPYSVLR; translated from the coding sequence ATGGCTGAAAAGTATTGTGCCGTGGTCCTTGCTGCAGGGGAAGGAAAACGCATGAAATCCAACCGCCCCAAAGTGCTCAGCGAGGTGCTGTTTAAGCCCATGCTGCGCTGGGTGCTGGATGCCGTACAGGCTGCTGCTATAAAAGATATCTGCTGTGTAGCGGGCCACCGCCACGAGCAGGTAGAGGCATACCTTGCCAAAGCAAATGAAACTGCCTTTGCGGCGCACCCGGTGCGCTGTGTGCTGCAGCGCGAGCGCCGCGGCACAGGCCATGCTGTCATGATGGCCCGCAGCTTTTTAGAGGAACACCGCGGCGGCCAGGTCCTTGTTTTAAATGGAGACGCGCCGTTCCTTACGCCCGAAACCATCGCAGCTGCCCTGCAGGCACACTGTGAAAACGGCAATGCCGCTACGGTCATTTCTGCACAGGTACAAGACCCTGTTGGATACGGCCGTATTGTGCGCAGCCCCAAAGACGGCCTGCTTGCAGGCATTGTCGAGCAGAAAGATGCAGACGAGGCTGTGCAGAAAATCTGCGAAATCAATTCCGGTTCCTATTGGTTTGCTGTCGATGATTTGTTGGAAGTCCTTTCCGATATTACCAGCAACAACGCGCAGGGAGAGTACTACTTGACAGATGCCATTGCGCTGCTGATTGGCCGTGGAAAACGCGCCAGTGCCTTTACAGCAGAAGATTCTGCTGCAGTTTTGGGTGCGAATGACTGCATGCAGCTGTTTTCGCTCAACCAAATTGCACGGGACAGGGTGCTGCAGCGACATATGGCGGCGGGTATTTCCATTCCCTGCAAAGACGGCGTAATTATTGGTCCAGATGTGAGAATCGGCGCTTATTCGTGCATTTTGCCGGGTAGTATCCTGCAGGGTAGCACCGTAGTAGGCGAGGATTGTACCATTGGACCCAACACAATTTTGCAGAATGCTATGGTAGAAGACCATGTTTTACTCAATTCCGTGCAAGTTTACAACAAAAAAGTTGCAGAAGGGGATTTAATGAAACCCTATTCTGTGCTGCGATAA
- the cobA gene encoding uroporphyrinogen-III C-methyltransferase, giving the protein MAPRTGCVFLVGAGCGSSDLITRRGWQLLQTCDTVVYDDLIAADLPAAAPPKAERIYVGKRCGRHSALQKRISALLVEKARQGRRVVRLKGGDPFVFGRGGEEILALQEAGIPYEEVPGICSAIAIPAAAGIPVTHRGQSQSFHVITGHTADSADGLPDSMDTLARLPGTLVFLMGLHNLPKIVSRLTAAGKTPTTPAAVVSGGNAPFPAAVRGTLDNIVQKTQKAGVQAPAIIVVGAVAAMDLSPTIFRPLRGVRVGVTGTPAFSQKLSALLREQGAAAVSMGSAVCEALPLSFLLSSLADGSCHWIVLTSANGVHFFWEQMKLQNLDIRQLSFCKFAVIGAATGTALRQYGISADLCPAEYSSRALAQALCDTVKPEEDIFLFRSADGAAILPQMLRDHSLVCREFPLYRLVSQSGEPSFSVPLQYLTFASASGVQFFLNTHQKIPLHTTCVCIGDSTGAALRQFGVSAFLTAEKATAESMVQAICKDRAQKQPR; this is encoded by the coding sequence ATGGCTCCTAGAACAGGCTGTGTTTTCTTGGTAGGCGCCGGCTGCGGGTCATCTGACCTCATCACGCGGCGCGGCTGGCAGCTGCTGCAAACCTGCGACACCGTGGTATACGACGACCTGATCGCCGCGGACCTGCCTGCCGCTGCTCCGCCGAAAGCAGAACGCATTTATGTGGGCAAGCGCTGCGGCAGGCATTCCGCTTTGCAGAAGCGAATCAGTGCCCTGTTGGTGGAAAAAGCGCGGCAGGGCCGCCGGGTGGTCCGTCTAAAGGGCGGCGACCCCTTTGTTTTCGGACGCGGCGGGGAAGAAATCCTAGCGCTGCAAGAAGCAGGCATTCCGTATGAAGAAGTACCCGGCATCTGCTCGGCCATTGCCATTCCCGCGGCAGCGGGCATCCCGGTGACACACCGCGGCCAAAGCCAAAGTTTTCATGTAATTACCGGCCATACTGCCGACTCTGCCGACGGCCTGCCCGACTCTATGGACACATTGGCGCGGCTGCCGGGCACGCTTGTCTTTTTAATGGGCCTGCACAATCTTCCAAAAATTGTCTCTCGCCTGACAGCGGCCGGAAAGACACCAACCACCCCGGCCGCTGTCGTTTCGGGCGGCAATGCGCCATTTCCGGCCGCTGTGCGCGGCACTCTGGACAACATCGTACAAAAAACGCAAAAAGCCGGTGTACAGGCACCCGCCATTATTGTCGTCGGCGCCGTGGCCGCAATGGATCTTTCCCCAACGATTTTCCGCCCGCTGCGAGGCGTGCGCGTCGGCGTGACCGGCACACCTGCATTCAGTCAAAAGCTGTCGGCGCTGCTGCGGGAACAGGGTGCCGCCGCAGTCAGCATGGGAAGCGCCGTCTGCGAAGCGCTGCCGCTTTCGTTTTTGCTCTCGTCCCTGGCGGACGGCAGCTGCCACTGGATTGTCCTGACAAGTGCAAACGGCGTACATTTTTTTTGGGAACAGATGAAACTACAGAATTTAGATATTCGGCAGCTTTCTTTCTGCAAATTTGCCGTCATCGGCGCAGCAACCGGCACTGCTCTGCGGCAGTACGGCATTTCTGCTGATTTATGCCCAGCGGAATACAGCAGCCGCGCGCTCGCCCAAGCCCTTTGTGATACAGTAAAGCCAGAGGAAGACATTTTTCTTTTCCGCTCCGCAGATGGGGCAGCTATTCTGCCGCAGATGCTGCGGGACCACAGCCTTGTCTGTCGGGAATTTCCGCTTTACCGCCTGGTCTCGCAAAGTGGAGAGCCGTCTTTTTCTGTACCGCTGCAGTACCTAACCTTTGCCAGCGCAAGCGGCGTCCAATTTTTCTTGAATACACACCAAAAGATTCCGCTGCACACCACCTGTGTCTGCATTGGGGACAGCACCGGGGCCGCGCTGCGGCAGTTTGGCGTCTCCGCTTTTCTAACCGCAGAAAAAGCAACCGCCGAAAGCATGGTGCAGGCTATCTGCAAAGACCGGGCGCAAAAGCAGCCCCGGTAG
- a CDS encoding iron ABC transporter permease, whose protein sequence is MANDRSRKIRLLILLAAAAVFAVFLSMCLGSSFLSPREILQVLSGKEKGSAATILLYVRLPRTCGCLLAGAALAVSGTIIQGVLANPLAAPNIIGVNAGAGLAVVLICAIAPLSTAAVPFAAFFGAFSAVLLVLLIAEKAGTSRITLVLAGVAISSILSAGIDALVTIFPDALNGYTDFRIGGMSSLTMARIAPSFWVIAACLLAALLLANELDILMLGAETAQSLGLRVRAVRIGMLALAAALAGAAVSFCGLLGFVGLIVPHIMRRLIGEESRPLIAASALGGAVLLTVCDVAARTLFSPYELPVGIVLSLIGGPFFIWLLLRQRGGRIHD, encoded by the coding sequence ATGGCAAATGACCGTTCCCGCAAAATCCGTCTGCTGATTTTGCTGGCAGCCGCGGCTGTCTTCGCTGTGTTTTTGAGCATGTGCCTAGGCTCTTCATTCCTTTCCCCGCGGGAGATTTTACAGGTACTCTCCGGAAAAGAAAAGGGTTCGGCCGCAACCATCCTTCTGTATGTGCGCCTGCCACGTACCTGCGGCTGTCTGCTGGCAGGGGCCGCACTGGCGGTTTCTGGCACCATTATTCAGGGCGTACTGGCAAATCCGCTGGCCGCGCCCAACATTATCGGCGTCAACGCAGGAGCGGGCCTGGCGGTCGTGCTCATCTGCGCGATTGCGCCGCTTTCGACAGCGGCAGTGCCGTTTGCCGCATTTTTCGGTGCATTTTCAGCCGTTCTTCTGGTGCTGCTGATTGCGGAAAAAGCGGGCACTTCCCGTATTACACTGGTACTGGCAGGTGTGGCTATTTCAAGTATCCTTTCGGCAGGCATTGACGCCTTGGTTACCATTTTCCCGGACGCACTGAACGGCTACACGGATTTTCGCATCGGGGGAATGTCCAGTCTGACCATGGCGCGCATCGCTCCCTCTTTCTGGGTGATTGCCGCCTGCCTGTTGGCCGCGCTGCTGCTTGCCAACGAACTGGATATTTTAATGCTTGGTGCAGAAACGGCCCAAAGCCTGGGGTTGCGGGTGCGGGCTGTACGCATTGGTATGCTGGCGCTGGCGGCGGCACTGGCGGGCGCCGCGGTCAGTTTCTGTGGTCTGCTGGGGTTTGTGGGGTTGATTGTGCCGCACATCATGCGGCGGCTGATCGGCGAAGAAAGCCGTCCCTTAATTGCCGCCTCTGCTCTGGGCGGAGCAGTGTTGCTGACCGTCTGTGATGTCGCCGCGCGCACGCTGTTTTCTCCCTATGAGCTGCCGGTCGGCATTGTTTTGTCCCTGATTGGCGGGCCCTTCTTCATCTGGCTGCTGCTGCGGCAGAGAGGAGGGCGTATCCATGATTGA